In Cicer arietinum cultivar CDC Frontier isolate Library 1 chromosome 7, Cicar.CDCFrontier_v2.0, whole genome shotgun sequence, a single window of DNA contains:
- the LOC101494857 gene encoding phosphatidylinositol 4-kinase gamma 4: protein MSSAGVTTLSPVSRETLLFPNGFCNPLHLSMDHDFIFVYLSYSGSLSPLRVLPSDTIESVKLKIQRNEGVPSLTNKQKLVCNGRELSRSNSLLKDYGVTEGNVLHLVIRLTDLQTISVRTCSGKEFTFQVERCRDVGYVKQQIAKKEKQFADPEQQEVVCNGELLDDQKLIDDVCSKYNDAVLHLFVRTKYADVEAGLDELSIAAKELNATKSYDANETSERDYVRKYDVSKEDAKREYEAIERIISRKALDRGLLLEPVIVNPKVELASDVWDMINSTCDGLESGNSPIRSAEGTGGAYFMLDSTGQKYVSVFKPIDEEPMAMNNPRGLPLSSDGEGLKKGTRVGQGAFREVAAYILDHPMSGRRSLFGDEKGFSGVPPTVMTKCLHKGFNHPGALTAKIGSLQMFVENNGSCEDMGPGAFPVKEVHKITVLDIRLANADRHAGNILLGREKENDQAVLIPIDHGYCLPTSFEDCTFEWLYWPQARQPYSQETVDYIMSLDAEEDIALLKFHGWDLPLECTRTLRISTMLLKKGVDRGMTPFSIGSLMCRESLHKESVIEGIVKAALDSVLPGTSEATFMESVSDIMDQHLDEITSSFNS, encoded by the exons ATGTCTTCTGCTGGTGTTACAACTCTTAGCCCTGTTTCAAGGGAGACATTGTTGTTTCCAAATGGATTCTGTAATCCACTCCACTTGTCTATGGATCACGACTTTATTTTCGTGTATCTTTCTTATTCGGGGTCGTTGTCTCCGTTGCGTGTTTTACCCTCGGATACGATTGAATCGGTGAAACTCAAAATCCAAAGGAACGAGGGTGTTCCTTCGTTGACGAACAAACAGAAGTTGGTTTGTAATGGTCGTGAGTTATCGCGTAGTAATTCATTGCTTAAGGATTATGGGGTTACAGAAGGGAATGTGTTGCATTTGGTGATAAGACTTACTGATCTTCAGACTATCAGTGTGAGAACTTGTTCTGGGAAGGAGTTTACCTTTCAGGTTGAGAGGTGTAGGGATGTTGGGTATGTTAAGCAACAGATTGCGAAAAAGGAGAAACAGTTTGCTGATCCTGAACAGCAGGAAGTTGTGTGTAATGGTGAACTGCTTGATGATCAGAAGCTAATTGATGATGTCTGTAGCAAATATAATGATGCAGTGTTACATCTTTTTGTTAGAACGAAATATGCGGATGTTGAGGCAGGACTGGATGAGTTGTCCATTGCAGCTAAGGAATTGAATGCTACAAAGAGTTATGATGCTAATGAAACTTCTGAAAGGGATTATGTGAGGAAATATGATGTTAGTAAAGAAGATGCGAAGAGGGAGTATGAAGCAATTGAGCGAATTATATCGAGAAAAGCTCTTGATAGAGGTCTTCTTTTGGAGCCAGTTATTGTTAACCCTAAAGTTGAATTAGCTTCGGATGTTTGGGATATGATAAACTCTACATGTGATGGGCTAGAGAGTGGAAATTCTCCAATCAGATCTGCAGAGGGCACAGGAGGGGCCTACTTTATGCTAGATTCTACAGGGCAAAAGTATGTATCTGTTTTTAAGCCTATTGATGAAGAACCAATGGCTATGAATAACCCTAGAGGTTTACCTTTGTCATCAGATGGCGAGGGCTTAAAAAAGGGTACAAGAGTTGGCCAAGGAGCTTTCAGGGAAGTTGCTGCTTATATTTTGGACCATCCAATGAGTGGCCGTCGATCATTATTTGGTGACGAGAAGGGTTTTTCTGGGGTTCCCCCGACTGTTATGACAAAGTGCTTGCATAAAGGATTTAATCATCCAGGGGCTTTGACTGCTAAGATCGGTTCCTTGCAAATGTTTGTGGAGAACAATGGAAGTTGTGAGGATATGGGACCTGGTGCTTTCCCTGTGAAGGAAGTGCATAAAATTACTGTGCTGGACATAAGACTGGCTAATGCAGATCGGCATGCTGGGAATATTTTGCTTGGCAGAGAGAAGGAAAATGACCAGGCTGTTTTGATTCCAATTGATCATGGATACTGCCTCCCCACTAGT TTTGAAGATTGTACCTTTGAATGGCTTTATTGGCCTCAAGCTCGCCAGCCATACTCCCAAGAGACCGTTGACTACATAATGTCCCTGGACGCTGAAGAAGATATTGCCCTTCTGAAGTTTCATGGATGGGATCTGCCGCTCGAATGCACCCGCACTCTCCGAATCTCAACCATGCTTCTGAAAAAAGGAGTGGATAGAGGGATGACCCCTTTTTCCATTGGGAGCCTTATGTGCCGCGAATCCTTGCACAAGGAGTCTGTGATTGAAGGAATTGTAAAAGCAGCACTGGATTCTGTTCTCCCAGGTACTAGTGAAGCTACTTTTATGGAGTCTGTTTCCGACATTATGGACCAGCACCTTGATGAGATCACCAGCAGTTTTAATTCTTAG